The Mycolicibacterium flavescens genomic interval CGACGCCGGCTGCTGGCGGCGCGCGCCGGCTCCGATGACATACGGGGCATTGTCGAGGCGCACCAGTTGCCGCTCATCGAGATGGCCGAGGACGAGAATTGCTTCTACGTATCGTTCCTCGAACAGCTACTGCGCTATGACTCGTCAGTCAGCCCGCTGGCCTCGCTACCGGAGGAGCACGCGCAGTCCCATCGCGAGTACGTCCGAAGGGTCGGCGATCTCACCAAGCACATTCCGCGAGCCATCCGCGACGAGCGGATCCACAAGGTCTCCGCAATGTGTGTGCACGCGTGCGCCGACCGGCACCGATATCGCTCTTTCGGACAACCGGTCGCGTCGTACGCGTTGCACGTGAGCGCACTGCTCGACGACTTCGTCACCATGCTCACCGCTGCGCCGTCCGAGGAGACGCTCGCTGCGCTAAAGGGCTCTCGGCAGCGAGGCGTGGTGCTTCGGGCATTGCCGTAGGAGGTGGAAGCGA includes:
- a CDS encoding transcriptional regulator; its protein translation is MSVSVELSPKQQLVLTAERLFAQRGLDGVPLRQIGTEAGMANKSAVQYHFGSKEALVQAILLNRLEHLTQRRRLLAARAGSDDIRGIVEAHQLPLIEMAEDENCFYVSFLEQLLRYDSSVSPLASLPEEHAQSHREYVRRVGDLTKHIPRAIRDERIHKVSAMCVHACADRHRYRSFGQPVASYALHVSALLDDFVTMLTAAPSEETLAALKGSRQRGVVLRALP